A single genomic interval of Lucilia cuprina isolate Lc7/37 chromosome 2, ASM2204524v1, whole genome shotgun sequence harbors:
- the LOC111679042 gene encoding peroxisomal biogenesis factor 19, translating into MADQQKPNDNELNELLDNALQDFAKNDKSSSNDANAAATAGATGESGEQAGDSEEFFLEQAKLLAERMNTLFGGPDTPSGDVAPLPQDPDQILAGFKKMAEAAAMTLQGENSASDEEVAKYSDSIAQALKGLQEGTDNLNAPVSETDVAQMFGGLSLENAGSDDGNMFLPFMEGMMQSLLSAEILLPSIKELLEKYPKYLEENGDKISAEDKERYEKQLELYKIIEGHLESENPNDSAKEKREKFKVVLDDMRKLQEYGQPPEEILAETAGDLPMLDPAAAGAAAGNPQCPMM; encoded by the exons ATGGCTGATCAACAAAAACCTAATGACAATGAACTCAACGAATTATTAGACA atgCTCTACAAGACTTTGCTAAAAATGATAAAAGCTCATCGAATGATGCTAATGCAGCTGCCACAGCAGGTGCAACGGGAGAAAGTGGTGAGCAAGCTGGTGATTCAGAGGAATTCTTTTT agaaCAGGCTAAATTATTAGCCGAACGTATGAACACATTGTTTGGTGGCCCTGATACACCCAGTGGTGATGTAGCTCCATTACCTCAAGATCCTGATCAAATTTTAGCTGGCTTTAAGAAAATGGCCGAAGCTGCCGCCATGACATTGCAGGGTGAAAACTCAGCCAGCGATGAAGAAGTTGCCAAATATTCCGATAGTATAGCACAAGCCCTAAAAGGTTTGCAAGAGGGTACTGATAATTTGAATGCCCCCGTTTCAGAAACTGATGTCGCACAAATGTTTGGCGGTTTGAGTTTAGAAAAT gcTGGCTCCGATGACGGCAATATGTTCCTACCTTTCATGGAGGGTATGATGCAATCACTATTGTCCGCAGAAATTCTTTTGCCCAGCATTAAAGagcttttagaaaaatatcccAAATACTTGGAAGAGAATGGTGATAAAATATCAGCCGAAGACAAAGAACGCTATGAAAAACAATTggaattgtataaaattatcgAAGGACATTTAGAAAGTGAAAATCCCAATGATTCTGCCAAGGAAAAACGTGAAAAATTCAAAGTTGTATTAGATGATATGCGTAAACTGCAAGAATACGGTCAACCACCCGAAGAAATTTTAGCCGAAACTGCTGGTGATTTGCCAATGTTGGACCCTGCAGCAGCGGGTGCCGCTGCCGGTAATCCTCAATGTCCCATGATGTAG